The following coding sequences are from one Chitinivibrionales bacterium window:
- a CDS encoding ATP-binding cassette domain-containing protein, with protein MEQGKKYSLQIKKLLNLIRFTRKHKSKYALMLFFLVLQMGSYNLLSFSLKYFVDELIPQQSISKILWFLGLWIAVFAIHSVFTLFAAKHRIFLVRTLVANVRSEIIKKLQVMVIKHFDERGTGATSAKILRDMEKLQEFYDWLMVAFLQAVVGMITVFPFLTHVDPLLTLIAYMYIPAVPLIQRLFQKRVSTRSYALRNTNERLSEKLVDFISGIKHIRIFATETDHSKMILNEVDTVKEADIHFTMIMRILFMIIQFFRDFTPVLLWGVAGILMIYKSSLTMGAVVAYIALVNQLLMSFNLLFSSFDRVVAASPSIAAIQNIIANKEIENPKPLIHDFVIDGRIKVDHVDFSYETRRGQKQLVNICMDIPAGMRAALVGTTGSGKTTLINALLGLYPIGKGTIYYGSYDIRDLKLNKLREQIAILTQDTFLFNTTIGENLRFAHLKAAEKDLVEACRKAEIYSFIQSLPEGFNTHVGERGVQLSGGQRQRIGLARIFLRNPKIIILDEPSSALDVITEERLFATLYEQLKEQTLIIVAHRLSTIKHVDRIFVFQDGSIVEQGAFDELYEKNGLFARMVRASEARSEKKGETL; from the coding sequence ATGGAGCAAGGTAAAAAATATTCCCTTCAGATAAAAAAGCTGCTCAACCTCATACGGTTTACCAGAAAACATAAGAGTAAGTATGCGCTCATGCTCTTTTTTCTGGTGCTTCAGATGGGAAGTTATAACCTTCTCTCTTTTTCGCTCAAATACTTTGTCGATGAGCTTATCCCCCAGCAAAGCATTTCAAAGATACTCTGGTTTTTAGGTCTCTGGATTGCGGTTTTTGCGATCCATAGCGTTTTTACCCTCTTTGCAGCAAAACACCGGATCTTTTTAGTGAGGACCCTTGTCGCAAACGTGAGGTCGGAGATAATCAAAAAACTCCAGGTAATGGTTATCAAGCACTTTGATGAGCGCGGGACCGGCGCTACATCGGCAAAAATCCTTCGGGATATGGAAAAGCTCCAGGAGTTTTATGATTGGCTCATGGTTGCATTTCTTCAGGCAGTAGTCGGTATGATAACAGTATTCCCCTTTCTTACCCATGTCGATCCTCTCCTGACCCTCATTGCCTATATGTATATCCCTGCGGTTCCACTTATACAACGATTATTCCAAAAAAGGGTAAGCACCCGCTCATATGCCCTGCGCAACACCAACGAACGATTGAGTGAAAAACTGGTCGACTTCATTTCCGGGATCAAGCATATCAGAATTTTCGCCACCGAAACCGATCACAGCAAAATGATTCTCAATGAAGTGGATACAGTGAAAGAAGCTGATATTCATTTCACCATGATCATGCGCATTCTGTTTATGATAATCCAGTTTTTCAGAGATTTCACGCCGGTCCTCCTCTGGGGTGTTGCGGGAATACTGATGATTTACAAGTCTTCACTCACAATGGGCGCCGTGGTTGCCTATATTGCCCTTGTCAACCAACTGCTTATGTCGTTCAACCTTCTTTTTTCATCATTCGACCGTGTTGTAGCGGCATCACCGTCCATTGCCGCAATCCAGAATATTATTGCCAATAAAGAGATCGAAAACCCTAAACCCTTAATACACGATTTTGTTATTGACGGCAGAATCAAGGTCGATCATGTCGATTTCAGTTATGAAACCCGAAGAGGCCAGAAACAGCTCGTGAATATCTGTATGGATATTCCCGCAGGTATGCGCGCTGCGCTGGTAGGGACCACCGGTTCGGGAAAAACTACTCTGATCAATGCTCTTTTGGGATTATACCCGATCGGAAAGGGAACAATTTATTACGGTAGCTACGACATCAGGGATCTGAAACTAAATAAACTGAGAGAACAAATCGCAATATTGACACAGGATACATTTCTTTTCAACACCACAATCGGTGAGAATCTGAGATTTGCCCATTTAAAGGCTGCCGAAAAAGATCTGGTCGAGGCGTGCAGGAAAGCTGAGATCTATTCGTTCATCCAGTCGCTTCCTGAGGGGTTTAATACTCATGTGGGGGAACGGGGGGTACAGCTTTCCGGAGGGCAACGCCAGCGTATCGGTCTGGCCCGGATATTTCTTCGAAACCCGAAAATCATCATTCTCGATGAGCCATCATCTGCGCTCGATGTTATCACCGAAGAACGACTGTTTGCAACACTCTACGAACAGCTCAAAGAACAGACGCTCATTATTGTCGCCCACCGCCTCTCGACAATCAAACATGTCGACCGGATTTTTGTTTTCCAGGACGGCAGCATTGTCGAACAGGGCGCCTTCGATGAACTCTATGAAAAAAACGGGCTCTTTGCGCGGATGGTGCGGGCAAGTGAAGCCCGGAGCGAGAAAAAGGGTGAAACACTATAA
- the aroF gene encoding 3-deoxy-7-phosphoheptulonate synthase — MIIHLSKSASPEQKETILNKITSKGFNYEISHGSTGIDIIGVLGDLSGIEESYFAEAEGVEKVIRISKPYKQVSREFSAATKIIEIDGIKIGGEKPVMMAGPCSVESESQIMAVADYVAELGIPFLRGGAYKPRTSPYSFQGMGVEGLKILDKARKKYGLKIVTEATGMHCHILEDGSVEKKSVLDNVIDYTDIIQIGTRNMKSYGFLQALAMKTRESKIPILLKRGDSSTLKDFLLAAEYIVSNGNPNVILCLRGIKTFEESKFQRATADIGAVAVLKQESNLPVLFDPSHSTGYRNRVYAMSMAALAAGADGLLIETHNDPSSALCDGEQSITREQLAAIIKNAAKIKDAAG, encoded by the coding sequence ATGATTATTCATCTGTCGAAAAGTGCTAGCCCGGAGCAAAAAGAGACCATATTGAATAAGATTACCTCGAAGGGGTTCAATTATGAGATAAGCCATGGTTCAACGGGAATAGATATCATTGGTGTTTTAGGTGATCTCAGTGGCATTGAAGAGAGCTATTTTGCTGAAGCTGAAGGGGTTGAAAAGGTAATCAGGATATCAAAACCCTATAAACAGGTTTCGCGAGAATTTTCCGCTGCAACAAAAATAATTGAAATCGACGGGATTAAAATCGGCGGCGAAAAGCCGGTCATGATGGCAGGGCCCTGCTCGGTCGAGAGTGAAAGTCAGATAATGGCCGTTGCCGACTATGTTGCCGAACTCGGCATTCCCTTTCTCCGCGGAGGCGCTTACAAGCCCAGAACATCTCCCTATAGTTTTCAGGGCATGGGGGTTGAGGGATTAAAAATACTGGACAAGGCTCGTAAGAAGTACGGCCTTAAAATCGTAACCGAGGCCACGGGAATGCATTGCCATATTCTCGAAGACGGTAGTGTGGAAAAGAAAAGTGTGTTGGATAATGTAATCGATTATACCGATATTATTCAGATCGGCACTCGAAATATGAAATCCTACGGGTTTCTTCAGGCTCTTGCAATGAAGACCCGGGAGAGCAAAATACCAATTCTTCTCAAACGGGGAGATTCATCAACCCTCAAAGATTTCCTTCTTGCAGCAGAATATATTGTTTCGAACGGCAACCCCAATGTCATCCTTTGCCTTCGGGGGATTAAAACGTTCGAAGAATCCAAATTTCAGAGAGCGACCGCTGATATTGGTGCGGTTGCAGTTCTTAAACAGGAATCAAACCTTCCGGTCCTCTTTGATCCTTCCCATTCAACCGGTTATCGAAATCGGGTGTATGCTATGAGCATGGCAGCCCTGGCCGCCGGAGCCGATGGGCTTCTTATCGAGACTCATAATGATCCTTCGAGCGCCTTGTGTGACGGTGAACAGAGTATTACCAGAGAACAGCTTGCCGCCATTATTAAAAATGCGGCAAAGATTAAAGACGCAGCAGGTTAA
- a CDS encoding STAS domain-containing protein: MNIESDIKNGYHVFRIKEDLDADADLSVLKEMIREKVDQNASHIALVFTEGTYFYSATISVLVQCLGIVKEQAGELAIVQPNEGIQDTLRLTGLARLITIFSSENEIGN; this comes from the coding sequence ATGAATATTGAATCCGATATCAAAAACGGATACCACGTATTCAGAATCAAAGAGGATCTTGATGCTGATGCCGATCTTTCGGTGCTCAAAGAAATGATCCGGGAGAAAGTAGATCAGAATGCTTCGCATATAGCACTGGTGTTTACAGAAGGCACTTATTTTTACAGTGCTACAATTTCGGTTTTGGTTCAATGCCTTGGAATTGTTAAAGAACAGGCGGGAGAACTCGCCATCGTTCAGCCTAATGAAGGCATTCAGGATACTCTCCGATTGACCGGCCTTGCAAGGCTTATTACAATATTCAGTTCTGAAAATGAAATAGGCAACTGA
- a CDS encoding DUF342 domain-containing protein, protein MANPLEKFFKVEERDDGIYIAVPPEMKGKIDPDRVRRALETGQIINYQWDIIEDVISRATGEYEPIGPPFEQYDGALDRYVEVSISDMQASMKIDSNCIADNVRPSLLPLLCCLRRKGICYGILREKAAEILKNMRFDTYVEIARGKEPVDGEDAKLDMQVNLNPDTRPHSRGDGSVDYRNIESFVQIGKGQVLAVKIPPTQGIPGKKVTGEEIPPTPGNDIKMPQGKNTIISDDGSRLIAACSGVLNQYGQLLQILEVLMIEKDVDFRVGNIKYSGDITIKGNVQPGFCVEADGNVTIKGIVETAQIISRNGKAVIEAGVIGKEEAEIYGKAGVYLAFCQEAKCVETEGMCEILKHCLHSKIKCAILGATDNQSSVVGGEVSAYDHVEVRQLGNDSNVETKISIVDKNLEIKKEKLSELENLKTEMLKKKEPIEKNIKAKAAIVKKAGNAITDRQRNEMKTWIDTYNAMNMKLKYIDQQIDKIKEAVRQPGTRHGYIKVSGDIYPGVILSLYGNTKIIKNRMTNKTFRVTPDGLEAK, encoded by the coding sequence ATGGCTAACCCGCTGGAAAAATTTTTTAAGGTTGAGGAAAGGGACGACGGTATTTATATTGCCGTTCCACCCGAAATGAAAGGAAAGATCGATCCCGACCGGGTACGGCGCGCTCTTGAGACCGGACAGATTATTAATTACCAGTGGGATATTATTGAAGACGTTATTTCACGGGCCACGGGGGAATATGAACCGATCGGGCCTCCTTTTGAGCAGTATGACGGGGCTCTTGACAGGTATGTGGAGGTCTCCATTTCGGATATGCAGGCTTCCATGAAAATCGATTCCAACTGCATTGCCGATAATGTAAGACCATCACTGCTCCCTCTCCTCTGTTGTCTTCGGCGAAAAGGTATTTGCTATGGCATACTTCGGGAAAAAGCCGCTGAAATTCTTAAAAACATGCGATTCGATACGTATGTTGAGATTGCCCGGGGAAAGGAACCAGTCGACGGTGAAGATGCAAAATTGGATATGCAGGTTAATCTCAATCCAGACACCAGACCGCACAGCAGGGGTGACGGCAGTGTGGACTACCGGAATATCGAGTCTTTTGTTCAGATCGGAAAAGGGCAGGTACTTGCAGTAAAAATTCCCCCCACGCAGGGTATTCCCGGTAAAAAAGTTACCGGTGAAGAAATCCCGCCCACGCCGGGAAATGATATCAAAATGCCCCAGGGCAAAAATACCATTATTTCCGACGATGGTAGTCGGTTGATCGCAGCATGTTCGGGGGTGTTAAACCAGTATGGTCAGTTACTCCAGATACTGGAAGTGCTTATGATCGAAAAGGATGTCGATTTCAGGGTCGGAAATATTAAATATTCCGGTGATATAACTATCAAAGGAAATGTTCAACCCGGCTTTTGTGTTGAAGCCGACGGAAATGTGACCATAAAGGGGATCGTGGAAACTGCACAGATCATCTCACGCAATGGGAAGGCTGTAATCGAAGCGGGAGTTATCGGGAAAGAGGAAGCGGAAATATATGGAAAAGCAGGAGTTTATCTCGCATTTTGTCAGGAAGCAAAATGTGTTGAAACCGAGGGGATGTGTGAAATTCTGAAACATTGCCTTCATTCAAAAATCAAATGTGCAATTCTCGGGGCCACCGATAACCAATCCAGCGTAGTCGGAGGAGAAGTTAGTGCCTATGACCACGTGGAAGTCCGCCAGCTGGGAAATGACAGTAATGTGGAGACAAAAATATCGATCGTCGACAAAAATCTCGAAATCAAAAAAGAAAAACTCAGCGAACTGGAAAACCTGAAAACAGAGATGCTTAAAAAGAAAGAACCTATCGAAAAGAATATCAAGGCAAAAGCCGCAATCGTCAAAAAAGCCGGTAATGCCATTACCGACAGGCAGAGAAATGAAATGAAAACCTGGATCGATACGTACAATGCAATGAACATGAAATTAAAATATATCGACCAGCAGATAGATAAAATAAAAGAAGCTGTCAGGCAGCCCGGCACCCGGCATGGATATATCAAAGTAAGTGGAGATATTTATCCAGGTGTTATTTTATCTCTTTATGGCAATACAAAGATTATAAAAAACCGTATGACCAATAAGACATTTCGTGTGACTCCGGATGGTCTTGAAGCAAAATAG
- a CDS encoding 4Fe-4S dicluster domain-containing protein, with protein sequence MIYRKLGTTGLMASQLGFGAMRLPMTGEGIDACVDRERAVPMIHRAFEAGVNYIDTAVGYCNRDSQRAIGEALRGWRDRIIVSTKNHYYGPDEKEWWKNLEDSLYRLNIDCIDIYSHHGINWRHYEENVAPRLSAWMQKARDQGLIRHICTSFHDSTEALVKLVDTGYPEVITLQYNLLNRGLEEGIAYAAEKGIGIVVMGPVAGGRLGATSSILEENIPHLRKVPELALRHVLANPNVSVALSGMSTMSHVEENISVASDTPPLTEEQKRLIDDTALRIKELEKLYCTGCGYCEPCPNNVAISRIFEWYNLGRLYGYWDRATMLYREIGVKENDKRKKADSCIECGACEKNCPQNIEIIRNLKAAHTDLG encoded by the coding sequence ATGATTTACCGAAAACTCGGCACAACCGGCCTGATGGCATCCCAGTTAGGATTCGGCGCCATGCGCCTTCCCATGACCGGTGAAGGCATCGATGCGTGTGTTGACCGTGAACGGGCTGTTCCCATGATCCATCGAGCTTTTGAAGCCGGGGTTAATTATATCGACACAGCAGTAGGCTACTGTAACCGCGACAGCCAGCGGGCTATTGGTGAAGCGCTCAGGGGGTGGCGGGATAGAATAATTGTTTCTACAAAGAATCATTACTATGGTCCGGATGAAAAGGAATGGTGGAAAAACCTTGAAGACAGTCTTTATCGACTTAATATCGATTGTATCGATATCTATAGTCATCATGGTATCAACTGGCGCCATTATGAAGAAAATGTGGCTCCGCGATTGAGTGCATGGATGCAAAAAGCCCGTGATCAGGGATTGATCAGGCATATCTGTACTTCCTTTCACGATTCCACCGAAGCGCTCGTGAAACTGGTCGACACGGGATACCCGGAAGTAATCACCCTTCAATACAACCTCCTGAACCGCGGGCTTGAAGAGGGCATTGCCTATGCTGCGGAAAAGGGTATCGGTATTGTCGTGATGGGTCCTGTTGCCGGGGGGCGGCTTGGCGCGACCTCATCGATACTCGAAGAAAATATTCCTCATCTCCGGAAAGTGCCGGAACTGGCGCTCCGGCATGTTCTTGCCAATCCCAATGTTTCGGTTGCCCTTTCGGGAATGAGTACCATGAGTCATGTTGAAGAAAACATTTCGGTCGCATCGGATACTCCCCCGCTTACCGAAGAACAGAAACGACTCATCGACGACACAGCCCTGCGTATCAAGGAGCTGGAGAAGCTCTACTGCACCGGCTGCGGCTACTGCGAGCCTTGCCCGAACAACGTAGCAATCAGCCGCATTTTCGAATGGTATAATCTCGGACGGCTCTACGGTTACTGGGATCGGGCAACGATGCTCTATCGGGAAATCGGCGTAAAGGAGAATGACAAGCGAAAAAAAGCCGACTCTTGCATTGAATGCGGCGCATGCGAAAAGAATTGCCCGCAGAATATCGAGATAATCAGGAATCTCAAAGCGGCCCATACCGATCTTGGCTAA
- a CDS encoding alpha/beta fold hydrolase, whose amino-acid sequence MATIRAGDMQRKERSMDVSSVKKQMKPLRMDSTIPYPDQIVSYFSFYFLDIPCEHHFGIFESQGYSLAAHVYKPKNPKGTVFFLHGYYDHTGTAHYLFRFLIESGYCVAAYDMPGHGLSSGKRASIPSFELYAAVLNDFISSCAPHLPEPCILMGHSTGCAASYEYLMNYTQNVFRRAIFLAPLVRSRYYHLSKIGYFLMSPFTERMPRWFRHSSHDKKFIEFHRKDPLGCRHFPMEWAKAFYAWTDKISGYGMLSTPLTVIQGSKDDVVEWRYNKKYFEKKAAHLEYHTIKNAHHQLMNENAPYRDRFFDVLKDSFR is encoded by the coding sequence GTGGCAACGATCAGGGCCGGTGATATGCAACGGAAGGAGCGGAGTATGGATGTTTCATCGGTAAAAAAGCAGATGAAACCTCTGAGGATGGATTCTACAATCCCTTATCCGGACCAGATAGTTTCCTATTTTTCCTTTTATTTTCTGGACATTCCGTGCGAACACCATTTTGGTATTTTCGAATCGCAGGGGTATTCTCTGGCCGCCCATGTATATAAGCCAAAGAATCCCAAAGGAACAGTTTTTTTCCTTCACGGCTACTACGATCACACGGGTACGGCCCATTATTTATTTCGGTTTTTAATCGAATCGGGGTACTGTGTGGCTGCCTATGATATGCCCGGTCATGGTCTTTCCTCTGGAAAACGCGCCTCGATCCCATCATTTGAGCTTTATGCGGCGGTGCTCAATGATTTCATCTCCTCTTGTGCACCTCATTTGCCGGAACCCTGTATTCTGATGGGCCACAGCACGGGATGTGCGGCATCTTACGAGTATCTGATGAACTATACCCAAAATGTTTTCCGACGGGCAATTTTTCTTGCACCGCTGGTTCGAAGCAGGTATTATCATCTCTCCAAAATCGGCTATTTCCTCATGTCCCCTTTTACCGAAAGGATGCCGCGGTGGTTCAGGCACTCATCCCATGATAAAAAATTTATCGAATTCCATCGCAAGGACCCCCTCGGGTGCCGTCATTTCCCCATGGAATGGGCAAAGGCATTTTATGCCTGGACAGATAAAATCAGCGGGTATGGTATGCTTTCTACGCCTCTTACGGTAATACAGGGGTCAAAGGATGATGTTGTGGAATGGCGGTATAATAAGAAATATTTTGAAAAAAAGGCGGCTCATTTGGAATATCACACAATAAAAAATGCCCACCATCAGCTCATGAATGAAAACGCGCCCTACAGAGACCGATTTTTTGACGTTTTAAAAGACAGTTTCCGATGA
- a CDS encoding DUF2934 domain-containing protein: MVVTIKKRIEKRAYQLFQQRDCNHGNDMDDWLSAEKEIVSFEIFQSDRKSVRKHKFSKEFVKTLEKAKYR; this comes from the coding sequence ATGGTTGTTACTATTAAAAAGCGAATCGAAAAACGTGCATATCAGCTTTTTCAGCAGCGAGACTGCAATCATGGCAACGATATGGATGACTGGCTGAGTGCTGAAAAAGAGATCGTGTCCTTTGAAATCTTTCAGTCCGATAGAAAATCAGTGAGAAAACATAAATTTTCCAAGGAGTTTGTAAAAACATTAGAGAAAGCTAAATACCGCTGA
- a CDS encoding GNAT family N-acetyltransferase, with protein MEVTCFKKSELTIEQSDAIAELQHLCFHSKPEPPNPRKQDFEFTDEPVHFTIWNGSHLLAHAMTFLRIYNTVGGPLRIMALRGVCVLPEKRGSGLGAEVVKSAFARIDGTLFCGSIFQTRAPDFYQKLGARLLTNRFVNSRWNGHTEENPWWNPYIMAWPATMQVPDGTIDLNGPGY; from the coding sequence ATGGAAGTAACATGCTTTAAGAAATCGGAATTAACGATAGAGCAGAGTGATGCAATTGCCGAGCTGCAACATCTCTGCTTTCACTCAAAACCGGAACCACCGAATCCCAGAAAGCAGGATTTTGAATTTACCGATGAGCCGGTGCACTTTACTATTTGGAATGGTTCGCATCTTCTGGCCCATGCCATGACATTTTTGCGGATTTATAATACCGTTGGTGGCCCCCTCAGAATTATGGCTCTTCGAGGGGTATGTGTCCTACCCGAAAAGAGAGGGAGTGGACTGGGAGCGGAGGTTGTCAAAAGCGCCTTTGCGCGTATCGATGGGACGCTGTTTTGTGGATCCATTTTTCAAACCAGGGCCCCTGATTTTTATCAAAAACTGGGTGCCCGCCTTCTTACCAACAGATTTGTTAATTCCAGATGGAATGGGCACACCGAAGAAAATCCCTGGTGGAATCCATATATCATGGCATGGCCTGCGACAATGCAGGTTCCTGACGGAACCATCGATCTGAATGGTCCGGGATACTGA
- a CDS encoding PilZ domain-containing protein, whose amino-acid sequence MRQYIRHPSDIPIEYSVPNSTAQNKKPLKNISKGGICFIADDSMTPGSPIKIRFPHIGNRYEADGKVVWCRECNDNCEVGVAFSDESTNFCVRMVEQICHIEHYRKEVLQKNGRRLSGEQAAAEWIEKHAESFPQ is encoded by the coding sequence ATGCGACAGTACATACGGCATCCATCCGACATCCCTATCGAATATTCGGTACCAAACAGCACTGCTCAGAACAAAAAGCCTCTGAAAAATATTAGTAAGGGTGGAATCTGTTTTATTGCTGATGATTCCATGACACCGGGATCTCCGATAAAAATCAGATTTCCTCACATTGGAAACCGGTATGAAGCCGATGGTAAAGTTGTATGGTGTCGGGAGTGCAATGACAATTGTGAGGTAGGGGTGGCATTCTCGGATGAATCTACGAATTTCTGTGTCCGGATGGTTGAGCAGATTTGTCATATCGAGCATTATCGAAAAGAGGTTTTGCAGAAAAATGGACGGAGGCTTTCCGGTGAACAGGCTGCTGCCGAATGGATTGAAAAGCATGCTGAGAGTTTTCCTCAGTAA
- a CDS encoding OsmC family peroxiredoxin, with the protein MSKYQIALEWKRDSETFDYKAYTRDHTIRYGEEGSLCASAAPEYHGNKNCLNPEQAFVISMASCHMLTFLALAAKKRFTIDDYSDTAIAVLGKNPEKKPAITRIELSPRVSFSGDRTPSEQDFQNLHDQAHDLCFIANSVASCVEVVIHPEIVSQ; encoded by the coding sequence ATGTCGAAATATCAGATAGCACTTGAATGGAAAAGAGATTCCGAAACTTTCGATTATAAAGCATATACCAGGGATCATACGATCAGGTACGGTGAAGAGGGGAGTCTCTGTGCATCAGCAGCCCCTGAGTATCATGGAAATAAAAATTGTCTCAATCCCGAGCAGGCCTTTGTGATATCAATGGCGAGCTGTCATATGCTGACCTTTTTAGCCCTGGCAGCAAAAAAACGTTTTACTATCGATGATTACAGCGATACTGCAATTGCAGTGTTGGGAAAAAATCCGGAAAAAAAACCGGCAATCACCAGAATTGAGCTGAGCCCGCGTGTCTCTTTCAGCGGCGATAGGACGCCCTCGGAACAGGACTTTCAGAACCTTCATGATCAAGCCCATGATCTCTGTTTTATCGCTAATTCGGTTGCGAGTTGTGTTGAAGTTGTCATTCATCCCGAAATAGTCAGTCAATAA